In Sphingomonas oryzagri, the genomic stretch TCTGCAAGTTCGCCGGAAAGGCGCTGCTCGGCGAGAAGCTGGCGGCCGAAGCCGAGTTCACCGCGATGATCGCGGACGCTCCGAGCGACTGAACTCCGCGAGATCCTCCGGCGTGTTGATATTGGCCAGCCCGTCGCCCCAGGCGATGGTGCTGGCCTTTATCGTTTCCGCCCAGGCGCGAACCGAGCGGGACCGGCCGCTCGCGAGATAGGCGGCCAGCCCCTCGGCATGATCGGCCGACCACAGGGCGATGGTCGGTTGGCGCTGCAACAGGGCATCGGGTGCGCCGAGCATGTCCAGCAGATCGCCGGGCAAAGCGGGGAGATCGCAGCTGCTCGTCAGCACCGCGTCGAAGCCGTGATCGCGCGCATGGGCAAGCGCGCCGGCCAGCCCGCCGAGCGGCCCGAGGCCTGGCTCCGGTCGATCGTCGACCCGCGTCAGGCCGGGCCAGTCGCGTCCTGCTACGACCAGTCCGTCGCACTGCCCGCGCAGCCGTTCAGCGACATGCTCCAGCATCGGACGGCCATCGATCACCGCCAGCGCCTTGTCGCTACCGAAACGGCTCGATCGGCCGCCGCCGAGGATCGCGCCCAATACCCTCATCGGCCCGCTCTCATGACTTGCGGAAGCCGGGGGTTTCGATTATCGGAGCCGCCTTCTGGAGCCGGTCGGAAACCGGCACCCTCTGGAGTTTTCGACCGTGAAGCAGAACACGCACCCCGATTACCACTTCATCACCGTCCAGATGACCGACGGCTCGACCTACCAGACCCGCTCGACGTGGGGCAAGGAGGGCGACACGCTGCTGCTCGACATCGATCCGCTGGCGCACCCGGCGTGGACCGGTGGCCGCGGCCAGCTGCTCGATCAGGGCGGCCAGGTGGCGCGCTTCAACAAGCGTTTCGGTGCCTTCGGCGCTCTCGGCAAGAAGTAATCGGCTCGGGGGCGCCTCAGCGCTCCCCGTTCAACTCCGATCGTATCGTCGCGCCGTCCGCGTCCAGACGCGGTGCGGCGCGATGTGCGTTCTGGCGCTCGCCGTCGATCACGATCGGGCAGGCAAGGCCGGGCAGAGGCCCGTCCGGCCCCGGCGACGCGATCGCCATGCCGCGCGCGACCACCTGCGCGTCGGCGAATACCGCATCGACCGGGTTGATCGGCCCGCCCGGCACCCCGTGCTCTTCCAGCTTCGCCGCCAGCGTGTCGCGTGGCCACAGCACGATCGCCTCGGCCAGCGTCGGGATCAGCGTCTCGCGGTTGTTCACCCGCGCGGGGTTGGTGCGGTAGCGCTCGTCCTCCGCCAGCGCATCGAGACCGAGGATCGCGCACAGTTTGGCAAACTGGCGATCGTTGCCCACCGCGACGATGATGTCGCCGTCGATGGTTCGGAAGGTCTGATAGGGCGCGAGATTGGTGTGGGCATTGCCCATCCGCGCCGGCGCCTTACCCGTCGCCATGAAATTGAGCGCCTGGTTGGCCAGCACGCCGACCTGCGTGTCGAGCAGCGCCATGTCGATATGCGCGCCGACCCCGGTCTCGTTCCGGCGATGAAGCGCGGCGAGGATCGCGACCGTCGAATAGAGGCCAGTGAATAGGTCGGCATAGGCGACGCCCGATTTCTGCGGCGCGCCGTCCGGCTCGCCGGTCAGCGACATCGCGCCGCCCATCGCCTGGATGATGAAGTCGTAGCCGGCGCGCGGCGCGTAAGGGCCGGTCTGGCCGAAGCCGGTGATCGAGCAGGTGATGATGCGCGGGTTCACCGCCGAGAGGCCGGCATGGTCGAGACCATATTTGGCCAGCGCGCCGACCTTGAAATTCTCCAGCACGATGTCGGACCGGGCGGCGAGCGCGCGCACCTCGGCCTGCCCCTCCGGCGAGGTGATGTCGATCGCGATCGATCGTTTGCCTCGGTTGGTGGCGTGGAAATAGGCGGCGTCGAGCGAGCCGCCTTGCGGGTCGGTGAGGAAGGGCGGGCCCCAATGGCGGGTGTCGTCGCCTTCCACCGGCCGTTCGACCTTGATCACCTCGGCGCCAAGATCGGCGAGCAGCTGCCCCGCCCATGGCCCGGCGAGGATGCGCGCCAGCTCCAGCACGCGCACCCCTGCGAGCGGTTTCGCGCTCATGACGTCAGAACGCGCTGATGCCGGTGATCGCCCGGCCGAGGATCAGGCCATGGACGTCGTGCGTGCCCTCGTAGGTGTTCACCGTTTCGAGGTTGGCGGCGTGGCGGATGACGTGGAATTCCGCCGAGATGCCGTTGCCGCCGTGCATGTCGCGCGCGACGCGGGCGATCGCCAGCGCCTTGCCGCAATTGTTGCGCTTGGCGAGGGAGATGAGGTCGGGCTTGAGGACGCCTTCTTCCATCAGGCGGCCGATGCGCAGCGAGGCCTGCAGCCCCAGCCCGATCTCGGTGAGCATGTCAGCCAGTTTCAGCTGCACCAATTGCTTGGATGCGAGCGGCACGCCGAACTGCTTGCGATCGAGCGTGTAGCCGCGCGCGGCCGCGAGGCAGGCTTCCGCCGCGCCCATCGCGCCCCAGCCGATGCCGTAGCGTGCGCGGTTGAGGCAGCCGAACGGGCCCTTCAAGCCTTCCACGTTGGGCAGCAGCGCATCCTCGCCGACTTCCACGCCGTCCAGCACGATCTCACCGGTGATCGAGGCGCGCAGCGACAGCTTGCCCTCGATCTTGGGCGTGGAGAAGCCCTTGGTGCCCCGCTCCACCACGAACCCGCGGATCTTGCCGCCATGCGCGTCCGACTTCGCCCACACCACCGCCAGATCGGCGATCGGCGAGTTGGTGATCCACATCTTGGCACCGTCGAGGCGATAGCCGCCGTCGATCTTGGTCGCCTTGGTCCGCATGCCGGCGGGATCGGAGCCGGCGTCCGGCTCGGTCAACCCGAAGCAGCCGACCCATTCGCCGCTCGCGAGCTTGGGCAGATACTTCTTGCGCTGCTCCTCCGATCCGTAGGCGTAGATCGGGTGCATCACGAGGCTCGACTGCACCGACATGGCGGAGCGGTAGCCGCTGTCGACCCGCTCCACCTCGCGCGCGATCAGGCCGTAGGCGACATAGCCGAGGCCCGCGCCGCCATATTCGTGCGGGATGGTCGCGCCGAGCAGGCCGAGCTCGCCCATCTCGGTCATGATCTCGCGATCGAAGCGCTCGTCCAGATAGGCCGAGGTGACGCGCGGCAGCAGCTTTTCCTGCGCATAGCCATGCGCGGTGTCGCGGACGAGCCGCTCCTCGTCGGTCAGCTGGTCGTTGAGATCGAAGGGATCCGCCCAGTCGAGCGGGGTGATGGTGGGTTCGGCCATGACATCCTCAGGCTAATTCGTTGCCGGAGGCAAAGCCGGTTATGGGGATGTTTGCAACCCCCGTGACGGGCTCAGGCCCGGCCCACCCGCTTCAGCCAGCTCATCTCGCGATCGTCGAGCCGGCGGTGGAAGGCGAGGCCGAAGAAGCTCTCGTTGGACCAGGCGACGGTGGCGACGATCTGCTTGCCAGCCGCATCGAGCACGATCTCGTCGCCCTTTTGGAGCTCGCTGGTATCGGCGGCGAGCATCGCGCCCCCGGTCGACAGGTCGATCACCGCGGCGGCGAGCGGAGCGGCGCGATAGGCCTTCACGGTCGCATCGAGCAGTACCCCATGCCGCTCCTCGCTCCGCAGCGCGACCTTGCCGATATACGCTGCCGACGACGCCATACCTGTGTTCCCCTTGATCGTTTCGGGGGCATGGTACGCCGCGATGACTAACAGGCTGTTAAGCACAGGGAATGGCGGAAGAGGTGGGATTCGAACCCACGGTGGGCGTGAACCCACGACGGTTTTCAAGACCGTTGCCTTAAACCACTCGGCCACTCTTCCGTGTCGGCGCCCGCCCTATCCCGGTCGCGGCCCAATGTGCAAGCGGCGCGACGAGGTGGGTTTGCGTGGCCGCGTCGCTATGCCATGAGCATGGGCCAAGGAGGCGGCGAAGTTGCGGAAATCTGCGAGAATCCTGGGTTTGATGGTGGCGGTCGCGGCCGGTGCGCTGGCGCCGATGCGCGGCCCGGACGGGATTGCGGCGCAGGCGCAGACGCCCGGCGGGGATCAGCAGGCCGCATTCCAGGCCTATCTGCAGGACTTTCGCAGCCGCGCGCTGGCGCAGGGTGTGACGGCCCGTACGCTCGACACCGTGCTGCCTACGCTCACTTACAGCCAGCGTGTCGTCGATCTCGATCAGTCGCAGCCCGGTGGGTCGCCGACATCGCCGGCCTCGGCCATTCCCTCCTTCGCCCCCTATCGCGCCAAGCATGTCAGTGACGCGTTGATCGCCAAGGGGCGCGCCGCTTACGCGGCCCAACGTTACCGTCTCCAGAAGATCGAGGCGGAGACCGGCGTGCCCGAATCGATCATGGTGGCCATCTGGGGACAGGAAACCAGCTACGGCGGCTATACCGGCAATTTCGATCTCGCCAATTCGCTGGCGACGCTCGCTTTCGAGGGCCGCCGCCGCGCGTTGTTCGAGGGGGAACTGACGGCGACGCTCAAGCTGATCGATCGCGGCATCCCGCGCAGCCAGCTCAAGGGCAGCTGGGCGGGCGCGACCGGCTATCCGCAATTCCTGCCTTCCATGTACCTGCGTCTCGGCCGCGATGGCGATGGCGATGGCAAGGCCGACATCTGGACAAATCCGGCCGACGCGCTCGCCTCGATCGGCAATTATTTCGTCAACGCCGGCTGGCGTCGCGGTGAGCCATGGGCGGTGCCTGCCTCGGTGCCGCCCTCGCTCGATCGCGACAGCATCGCGACCCGCATGAACAGCCCGCGCTGCCCGCGCGTCCACGCTCGCCACAGCCGCTGGCTGACGATGCGCGAGTGGCGGGCGAGGGGCGTCGTCCAGCTTTCCGGGCCGGCCGTCGCGGACGATGAGCTGGCCACCCTGCTGGAGCCGGACGGCCCCGGCAACACCGCTTACCTGACCTTCGGCAACTACCGGGCGATCCTCGATTACAACTGCTCCAACTTCTATGCGCTCTCCGTCGGCCTGCTCTCGGACGCGGTTTCCAACTGAGCGCTGGCTCGCGCTGGGTGTCGGGCTGCTGCTTGCCGGGTGCGGCGGGGGCGGGATCCATCATCTCGTCAACGACACGCCGGTGAAGCTCGGCCGCCCTTACACCGTGCGCGGCCAGACCTATGTACCGACCGACGATCCGAATTACGACCAGATTGGCGAGGCGAGCTGGTACGGCAATCAGGAGCAGGGCAACCACACGGCGAGCGGCGAGACCTTCTATCGCCAGCGCCCCAGCGCCGCGCACAAGACGCTGCCGTTGCCGAGCTATGTCGAGGTGACGCGGCTCGATACCGGGCAGCGTATCCTCGTGCGGGTCAATGATCGTGGACCGTTCGCGCGCGATCGCATCCTCGATCTCAGCAAGGAAGCTGCCGACGAACTGGGTATCGTCCGCGCCGGCCGCGCCATGGTGCGGGTGCGGCGGGTGACGCCCAAGAGCCGCGACCGCGACAAGCTGAGGCGGGGTTATCCGGTGGTGCTGTCCTCGGTCGCGCCCACCGCGACGCCGCCGCGCACCGGGCGGGTTGCGCCCTATATAGCGCCGACCGTTCAGCAGCCGGTGGCGGTCGCCCCCAGCCCGGAGCCTCTCTACACACCGCCCCAAGCCTATACGGCACCGCCTCAGCGCCGCATCGTCGTCGCCACGCCCGCCGATCCCGACGCCGCCGACGCACTGGCGGCCTCGCTCACGTCCGAGGGCGCGCAGGTTCAGCCGACCGCGAACGGCTACCGCGTCGTCACCGGCCCTTATTCCGATGACGCCAGCCTCTCGGCAGCGCTGGCGCGGTTGCGCGCGCGGGGCTATCAGGGGGCAGCCGTCATCGACGCCACACAACCACAAGAGCCGAACGGAACACCCTGATCATGAAGCCTGCCCAGTATGCTGTCGCCTTTCTCGTCGGAACCTCGCTGACGGCGCAGGCCTTCGCCGCGGCCCCTCCGTTCGACACCACGGCGCGCGTAGCCTTCATGCAGGACATGAATTCGGGCGCGATCCTCTACCAGAAGCAGCCCGATTTCCGGATGCCGCCGGCGTCGCTTGCGAAGATGATGACGGTCTACGTCGCGTTCAGCCTGATCAAGAGCGGCGACCTGAAGCTCGACCAGAAATTCACCATGTCGCCCGAGACGTGGCAGAAGTGGCATGGCCAGGGCTCGACCATGTTCATTGCTGCGGGCGAGCAGGTGTCCGTGGCGGATCTGCTGTCCGGCATCATCACGCTGTCGGGCAACGATGCCTGCGTCGTGCTGGCGGAAGGCATCGCCGGCACCGAGCCGGCCTTCGTCAACCTGATGAACCAGCAGCGTGAAAAGCTGGGGATGAACAACTCTCATTTCGGCACCGCCAATGGCTGGCCGGACAATGGCGTCACCTATGTGACCGCACGCGATCTCGCGACGCTGGCCGAAGCGACGATCCGCAACTTCCCCGATCTCTACAAGCAGTTCTACGCGAAGCCGAGCTTCCAGTGGGGCAAGACCATGGGCGGCGCCGACATCAGCCAGGAGAATCGCGATCCGATCCTCGGCAAGGTTCCTGGCGCCGACGGCCTGAAGACCGGTCATACCGAAGAGGCCGGCTACGGCTTCACCGGATCGGCCGAGCAGAATGGCCGCCGCCTCGTCATGGTGCTGGCCGGCATGGGCAGCTGGAACGAGCGCGTGAACCAGTCGATCAGCTTCATGAACTGGGGCTTCTCGGCGTGGCGCCTGAAGCCGCTCTTCGCCAAAGGCAAGCGGGTGGAGACGGCCGAGGTGCAGGGCGGTTCGTCCTCCACGGTCGGCCTCGTCGCGCCGAACGATCTGGCGGTGACGGTGCCGCTCGGCATGGGCGGCATCCTCGGCGCCAAGGCCGGCGGCGACGCGCCGCCGATGAAGGTGGTCTATGACGGCCCGATCAAGGCGCCGATCAAGGCCGGTCAGCACATCGCCGATCTCGTCGTCTCGCCGCCGGGGCAGGATCCGCAGACGCTGCCGCTGGTCGCCGAGAGCGACGTCGGCGAGGCGGGCTTCTTCGGCCGCATCTGGGCGTCGATCAAGGCGCTGTTCAGCTGGCTCTAAGCGTGGCGCGGGGGCGTTTCATCGCGCTGGAGGGCGGTGAGGGCGTCGGGAAATCGACTCAGGTCAGGGCCTTGGCCGCCGCTTTGCGCGGCCGGGGTCATGACGTCATCGAGACGCGCGAACCCGGCGGCAGCGAGGGGGCGGAGGCGATCCGTCGCCTGTTGCTGGAGGGTTCGGCCGATCGCTGGACGCCGGGCGCCGAGGCCTTGCTGTTCGCGGCGGCGCGGGCGGATCACGTCGCCAAGACGATCCGCCCGGCGCTGGAGGCGGGGCGCTGGGTGGTGACCGATCGCTTTCTCGACAGCTCGCTCGCCTATCAGGGTGGGACCGGCGGCATCTCGATCGGGCAGCTTCGCCAGCTCCATCAGGTGGGATCCGATGGCCTGCTGCCCGATCGGACACTGCTGCTGACGCTGCCTGCGGAGGAGGCCGCGCGGAGGGCCGAGGCGCGCGATCGCGGTGCATCGGATCGGATCGGCGGGCGCGATGCGGGCTATCACGCGAAGGTCGCCGAGGGCTTCGCATCGCTGGCGGCCGGCGAGCCGGAGCGTTTCCGCCTGGTCGACGCGCTGGGTGACGCCGCGACCGTGACCGGGCGCCTGCTCGCGGCGCTGGAGGATCTGTGAGCCTGTACGGCCAGACCGCGCAGATCGCCGCGTTCAAGGAAGCGCGCGCGTCCGGTCGGATGCACCACGCCTGGCTGCTGACCGGCCCGCAGGGGGTCGGCAAGGGGAGCTTCGCGCGCGCCGCCGCGCTGCGTCTGCTGGCGGACGAGGCGGGGCCGCCGGTGCGCGATCCGGGGCTGGAGACGCCGCCCGATCATCGCATCGCCAAGCTATGGGAGGCCGGCAGCCATCCCGACGTGATGACGCTGGAACGGCTCTATCGCGACAAGACCAAGGATTATGCGCGCTCGATCACGGTCGATCAGGTGCGCGGCCTGTCTCGGCTGTTCGCCACCTCGCCCAGTTTCTCGCCATGGCGGGTGGTGATCGTCGATGCCGCCGACGACATGGAGCGCAACGGCGCCAACGCACTGCTCAAGCTGCTGGAAGAACCGCCGGCCAACTCGCTGTTTTTCCTGGTCAGTCATGCGCCGGCTCGCCTGCTGCCGACGATCCGATCGCGCTGCCGGGTGCTGCGCTTCGATCCGCTCGGCCCCGCCGACATGGCTGCCGCGCTACGCGAGGCGATGCCCGAGGCCCAGGACCGAGAGATCGCCGAGCTGGTCGCCACGGGGGACGGCTCCCCCGGCAAGGCCGCGCGTTTCGCCGGACTCGACGTGGCGGGACTCGATACCGCCATGGACGCGATTATTCGATCGGGCGATCCTGATAATGGCGGGCGAGTCGCGCTGGCTCGCGAACTGGCGCTGAAGGCCGCGCAGCCGCGCTATGAAATCCTGCTCGAGCGCCTGCCGACCCGCATCGCCGATGAGGCGAAGAAGCGTGACGGACAGGCGCTTGCCGATGCGGTGGCCGTGTGGGAGAAGGCGCGCGCCCTGGCCGGGAGCGCGGTGCGCCTCTCGCTCGATCCCCAGGCGACGGTGTTCGAGCTTGCCGGGATGCTCGCGTCGCTAAACAGAAATGTGGGCCAACCATCTCGATGACCGAGAAATTCTACATCACGACGGCGATCAGCTATCCCAACGGCAAGCCCCATGTCGGCCATGCTTACGAAGCGATCGCGACGGACGCCATCGCGCGCTGGAAGCGGGCGCAGGGGCGCGACGTGCGCTTCCTCACCGGCACCGACGAGCATGGCCTGAAGATGGCGCAGAAGGCCCGCGACCTCGGCATCACGCCGCGCCAGCTCGCCGATGATATGTCGAGCCAGTTCAAGGTGATGGATGACGCCCTGAACATCTCCTACGACCGCTTCATCCGCACCACCGATGCGGATCACTATGCCGCCAGCGCCGCCATCTGGGAGGCTATGAAGGCCAAGGGCGACATCTATCTCGGCCGATACGAAGGCTGGTATTCCGTCCGCGACGAAGCCTTCTACGACGAGAAGGAAATCACCGAGACGGACGGCGTGAAGCTGTCGCCGCAGGGCACGCCGGTCGAGTGGACGGTCGAGGAAAGCTGGTTCTTCAAGCTATCCGCGTATGAGAGCAAGCTGCTCGAACTCTATGAGACGCAGCCCGATTTCATTCGGCCCGATACGCGCCGCAACGAGATCGTCAGCTTCGTGAAGGGCGGCCTGTCGGACCTCTCGATCTCGCGCACCAGCTTCGATTGGGGCGTGCCGGTACCGGACGCGCCGGGCCACGTGATGTACGTCTGGGTCGACGCGCTGACCAACTATCTCACCGGCGCGGGCTATCCGGGCGACGCCTCGTATTATTGGCCGGCCGACCTGCACGTCATCGGCAAGGACATCGTGCGCTTTCACACGGTCTACTGGCCGGCCTTCCTGATGTCCGCCGACCTGCCGCTGCCGCGCCAAGTGTTCGGCCACGGCTTCCTGCTGAATCGCGGCGAGAAGATGTCCAAATCGACGGGCAACATCGTCGATCCGCTGGAGATGGCGGAGGCCTATGGCGTCGATGGCCTGCGCTACTTCCTGCTGCGCGAGGTCAGCTTCGGGCAGGATGGCAGCTATTCGGATGAAGCCATTGTAACGCGGGTGAATGCCGATCTCGCCAACGGTCTCGGCAACCTCGCCCAACGCTCGCTGTCGATGATCGCCAAGCAATGTGGTGGCGTGCTGCCGGGCGCGGGAGACGAGCCGGCGCCGGTGCTGCCGTCGGCGCTCCTGCCGCGTATATCGGAAGCGATGGACGAGCTGGCGCTGCACCGCGCGCTGGAAATCATCTGGGAGGGCGTTGGTGAGGCGAACCGCTATTTCGCCGACATGGCGCCATGGGCGCTGCGCAAGACCGATCCGGCGAAGGCCGATGCCGTGCTCTACTGGACGGCCGAGGCGGTGCGGCAGCTGGCGATCCTCGTCCGCTGGGTGATCCCGGCGAGCGCGGACAGGCTGCTCGATCAACTCGGTGTCGCAGCGGACGCGCGCGGTCTCGTGGCGCTCGATACGCCTCTGACGGCCGGTGCCACTCTTCCTGCCCCGCAGGGTGTCTTCCCCCGGCTGGAGATGCCCGCCGAGGCCTAGCCATCGCACGAGCATGGCCCTATCTGCCGGGCCATGCTCGTCGACAGCCATTGCCATCTGAACTACGCCAAGCTGGTCGAGCGGCAGGGAGAAGTCCTCGCCGCCGCCCGTGCCGCCGGCGTCACCACCATGCTCAACATCTCGACGCGCGAGCGCGAGTGGGGCGATATCGTCGCCACCGCCGAGCGGGAGCCGGATGTCTGGGCCTCGATCGGCATCCACCCGCATGAGGCGGACGAGCATCCGGACGTCGATACCGCGAAGCTGGTCGAGGCGGCGCGGCATCCCCGTGTGGTGGGGATCGGCGAGACCGGTCTCGATTATTATTACGATCATAGCGATCGCACCCAGCAGCAGACGAGCTTCCGCGCCCACATCGCCGCCTCGCGCGAGACGGGGCTGCCGACGATCATCCACACGCGCGATGCGGAGGAGGATACCTATGCGATCCTTGTCGACGAGATGGGGAAGGGGGCATTCCCCGCGCTGATCCATTGTTTCACGGCGAGCCAGGATTTCGCCGACAAGGTGCTGGCGCTGGGCCTCAGCATCTCGATCTCGGGCATCGTCACCTTCAAGAGCGCGAAGGAACTTCAGGAGGCGGCGAAGACCATTCCGGCCGATCGTCTGCTGATCGAGACCGATTCGCCCTTTCTCGCGCCCGTGCCGCACCGGGGAAAGCCCTGCGAGCCAGCCTTCGTCGCTGACACCGCGCGCTTCCTGGCCGATCTGCGTGGCGAGCCGGTCGAGCAGTTGATGGAAACGACCGCCGTCAACTTCTTCAATCTGTTCACGAAGGCGCGCGCATGAGGATCCGGCTGCTGGGTTCTGGCACCTCGTCCGGTGTGCCGCGTATCGGCAACGATTGGGGCCAGTGCGACCCCAGGGAGCCGAAGAATCGCCGCCGCCGCGCCTCTCTGATCGTCGAGACCGACGAGGTGCGTATCCTCGTAGACACCTCGCCCGATCTGCGCGAGCAGCTGCTCGACGCGCAGGCCAGCCGCTTCGATGCGGTGATCTGGACGCACGATCATGCCGACCACACCCACGGCATCGACGACCTTCGCCAGATCGTGATCCTCAATCGCGCGGCGGTGGAGGGCTATGCGCGGCCCCATACGCTGAAGTCGATGCAGGAGCGCTTCTACTATGCCTTCGAGGGCAAGGACGGCTATCCGCCGACGGTCCGCGCCAACGAGCTGCCCGACGATTTCCGCATCGGTGATCTGCGCATCCGGGTGGTCGACCAGCCGCACGGCGCGATCGAATCGGCAGGGCTGCGCTTCGACTGGAACGGCTATTCGGCGGCCTATGCCACCGATTTCAACGCGCTGACCGATGATATGGCGACGCTCTACAAGGGCGTTGACCTGTGGATCCTCGACGCGCTGCGCCGCAAGCCGCATCCGACGCATCCCAGCCTGGACAAGGCGCTCGGCTGGATCCAGCGGCTCAAGCCCGATCTCGCAGTGCTGATGCACATGGACAACAGCATGGATTATCGTACGCTCGAGGCGGAACTGCCCGACGGGGTAGTGCCGGGTTATGACGGCATGGAACTCGATTTCTCCTGACGGAAAATGGCCGGCGCCGGATGACAGCGCCGGCCGGGGGGTCAGGGGCTGCAGGGATGGCCCGGATGATCCCATCCGCCGCCGGGAGGGCCGCCCGGATGACCGTGCCAGCCCCAGCCGGGGTGGCCGCCATCGTGATGGCCCGGATCATGGCCCCAAGCCCATCCGCCACCGCCATGATAGCTGGAGGACTGGAGAAAGCCGCCCGCCGGCCCGAAGTGGGACGCTGGTGATAGAGGTGCCGTCGATGGACGGATCGATGCCAGGGCAGCGGACGGTAATATCGCTGCAGTCAAGGCGCAGACAAACAACGTGGCAGGCCGCATGAAAGCCTCCTACGATTGAGCTACACGACAGTGTGTTGGCGCGACGCGTCCCCAATGACGCGCCGCAGCAACAGACATAACATTGCCGGTTTGTAACGGTGAATCGGGTCGTCGCGACTAAACATCGCTCTGTCTAGTCGGGTTAACAGGTGCAATTCGTGCAGTTGTTAACGCGTGATTTCATTGCGCGCACATGTGCGGCGCAGCGATTTTGTTCGCTGCATGCGTTAACGAAGCTGAGAGGAGCAGTATCTGGAGGCCCGAGCCGGAATCGAACCGGCGTAAACGGATTTGCAGTCCGGTGCGTAACCACTCCGCCATCGGGCCGCCAGAGGCGCGCCCAATGCGACGGGGCGCCGCGCATGTCAATGCGCATCCTCGTTGCGGCGCGTCACGGTTCGCCGTAGAGATCGCCTTGCGATATTAGTGTATTGCCAAACTAACACAGTTGTGCGAGGGCAAGGAATTATGAGCGAAGCGGATTTCTCGTCGCTGCGGGGCGCCATGGTGTCGAACCAGTTGCGCACCAACAAGGTCACCGATCCGGCGGTGCTCGCCGCGATGGGGTCGGTGGCGCGCGAACGGTTCGTCGGTGGGAGCCAGGGCGGCGTCGCCTATCGTGACACGATCGTGCCGCTGGGCGAGGGGCGCGGCCTCAATCCGCCGATCGCGACCGGTCGACTGCTCAGCCGTGCGCAGCCGCGCGCCGGCGAGAAGGTGCTCGTCGTGGGTTCGGGCACCG encodes the following:
- a CDS encoding MBL fold metallo-hydrolase; this encodes MRIRLLGSGTSSGVPRIGNDWGQCDPREPKNRRRRASLIVETDEVRILVDTSPDLREQLLDAQASRFDAVIWTHDHADHTHGIDDLRQIVILNRAAVEGYARPHTLKSMQERFYYAFEGKDGYPPTVRANELPDDFRIGDLRIRVVDQPHGAIESAGLRFDWNGYSAAYATDFNALTDDMATLYKGVDLWILDALRRKPHPTHPSLDKALGWIQRLKPDLAVLMHMDNSMDYRTLEAELPDGVVPGYDGMELDFS
- the metG gene encoding methionine--tRNA ligase, yielding MTEKFYITTAISYPNGKPHVGHAYEAIATDAIARWKRAQGRDVRFLTGTDEHGLKMAQKARDLGITPRQLADDMSSQFKVMDDALNISYDRFIRTTDADHYAASAAIWEAMKAKGDIYLGRYEGWYSVRDEAFYDEKEITETDGVKLSPQGTPVEWTVEESWFFKLSAYESKLLELYETQPDFIRPDTRRNEIVSFVKGGLSDLSISRTSFDWGVPVPDAPGHVMYVWVDALTNYLTGAGYPGDASYYWPADLHVIGKDIVRFHTVYWPAFLMSADLPLPRQVFGHGFLLNRGEKMSKSTGNIVDPLEMAEAYGVDGLRYFLLREVSFGQDGSYSDEAIVTRVNADLANGLGNLAQRSLSMIAKQCGGVLPGAGDEPAPVLPSALLPRISEAMDELALHRALEIIWEGVGEANRYFADMAPWALRKTDPAKADAVLYWTAEAVRQLAILVRWVIPASADRLLDQLGVAADARGLVALDTPLTAGATLPAPQGVFPRLEMPAEA
- a CDS encoding DNA polymerase III subunit delta', which produces MSLYGQTAQIAAFKEARASGRMHHAWLLTGPQGVGKGSFARAAALRLLADEAGPPVRDPGLETPPDHRIAKLWEAGSHPDVMTLERLYRDKTKDYARSITVDQVRGLSRLFATSPSFSPWRVVIVDAADDMERNGANALLKLLEEPPANSLFFLVSHAPARLLPTIRSRCRVLRFDPLGPADMAAALREAMPEAQDREIAELVATGDGSPGKAARFAGLDVAGLDTAMDAIIRSGDPDNGGRVALARELALKAAQPRYEILLERLPTRIADEAKKRDGQALADAVAVWEKARALAGSAVRLSLDPQATVFELAGMLASLNRNVGQPSR
- a CDS encoding TatD family hydrolase encodes the protein MLVDSHCHLNYAKLVERQGEVLAAARAAGVTTMLNISTREREWGDIVATAEREPDVWASIGIHPHEADEHPDVDTAKLVEAARHPRVVGIGETGLDYYYDHSDRTQQQTSFRAHIAASRETGLPTIIHTRDAEEDTYAILVDEMGKGAFPALIHCFTASQDFADKVLALGLSISISGIVTFKSAKELQEAAKTIPADRLLIETDSPFLAPVPHRGKPCEPAFVADTARFLADLRGEPVEQLMETTAVNFFNLFTKARA